One window from the genome of Roseofilum reptotaenium CS-1145 encodes:
- a CDS encoding tetratricopeptide repeat protein encodes MSQNYAQKAERCVEKGNYVEAISHFDRALIFDPQNIDLWIQRGCACTHLHHYQKALWSFEEALSLNPQDSTLQLFRGVCLHHLQQYNQAYQSYNKALGKQANNPLTWMRQKMHHFLDIWGDQISIFS; translated from the coding sequence ATGAGCCAAAACTACGCCCAGAAAGCCGAGCGCTGTGTGGAAAAAGGAAATTATGTAGAGGCGATCTCCCATTTTGACCGTGCCCTCATTTTCGATCCACAAAACATAGACCTTTGGATTCAGCGAGGGTGCGCTTGTACCCATCTCCATCACTATCAAAAAGCGCTATGGAGTTTTGAAGAAGCTCTCAGCCTCAATCCTCAAGATTCCACTCTACAACTGTTTCGGGGCGTGTGTTTACATCATTTGCAACAATACAATCAAGCTTATCAAAGTTATAACAAAGCTCTAGGCAAACAAGCCAATAACCCCTTAACTTGGATGCGCCAAAAAATGCATCACTTCTTAGACATTTGGGGCGATCAAATCTCCATTTTTTCATAA
- a CDS encoding agmatinase family protein produces the protein MTQEHCDPNGMSVPNGCFFGLPYSVEDAKLVFLPVPWDVTTSYGEGAAQGPQAILEASVQLDWYDFDVPNAWKIPLATLGIDAAILAENGRMRAIAKQVIAHLERGGAVDDPAIASSLAKVNQACADVNAWVYTQSKNYLEQGKLVAIVGGDHSVPLGLMQSLGQQYENYGILQIDAHADLRPAYEGFTYSHASIMDNALKIPQISRLVQVGIRDVCEAEIDRVKGDRRIVMFDDWQLKHNTYEGINWATQCQEIISHLPDRVYISFDIDGLNPSYCPHTGTPVPGGLEFNESLYLMRSLVRAGKTIIGFDICEVAPGEPADQWDGNVGARILYKLACLTELMNH, from the coding sequence GTGACTCAAGAACATTGCGATCCGAATGGAATGAGTGTGCCGAATGGTTGTTTTTTTGGTTTACCCTATTCGGTTGAGGATGCGAAACTGGTGTTTTTACCAGTTCCTTGGGATGTGACGACTTCCTATGGAGAAGGAGCTGCTCAGGGACCACAAGCAATTTTAGAGGCTTCAGTACAGTTGGATTGGTATGATTTTGATGTGCCTAATGCCTGGAAAATTCCGTTGGCGACTCTAGGGATTGATGCAGCAATTTTAGCCGAAAATGGTCGGATGAGGGCGATCGCCAAGCAAGTTATTGCCCATCTGGAAAGAGGTGGAGCAGTGGACGATCCGGCGATCGCTTCATCTTTAGCAAAGGTCAATCAAGCGTGTGCAGATGTTAATGCATGGGTTTATACTCAAAGCAAGAACTATCTAGAGCAAGGGAAGCTCGTCGCCATTGTCGGAGGCGATCATAGTGTACCCCTGGGATTAATGCAATCTCTGGGTCAGCAATACGAAAATTATGGCATTTTGCAGATTGATGCTCATGCCGATCTGCGTCCCGCCTACGAGGGATTTACTTATTCCCATGCATCAATTATGGATAATGCCCTCAAGATTCCCCAGATCAGTCGCTTGGTTCAGGTGGGAATTCGGGATGTTTGTGAGGCAGAAATAGACAGGGTAAAGGGCGATCGACGCATCGTTATGTTTGATGATTGGCAGCTTAAACACAACACCTATGAAGGGATAAATTGGGCGACCCAATGCCAGGAAATTATCTCCCATTTACCTGATCGGGTTTATATTAGCTTTGATATTGACGGCTTAAACCCCTCCTATTGTCCCCATACTGGTACGCCTGTACCCGGAGGATTAGAGTTTAATGAGAGCCTATATTTGATGCGATCGCTCGTTCGAGCTGGTAAAACAATCATTGGGTTTGATATCTGCGAAGTTGCTCCAGGTGAACCAGCAGACCAGTGGGATGGCAATGTGGGAGCCAGGATCCTCTATAAATTAGCCTGTTTGACCGAATTAATGAATCATTAA
- a CDS encoding serine/threonine-protein kinase: MDIHCTRPKCQRPINPVPELDSPEHLKTTSQKFCTCCGMPLILAGRYLPQRLLGQGGFGAAYLAVDRYTPTLRSCVVKQFQPAGQLSEQQLAIAQQHFEQEALVLEELGNEHPQIPRLYAFFPLLVPSSAQGEENQFFYLVQEWIDGQNLEEELEYTGPFSEEDILTLLRQILPVLQFIHDRHTIHRDIKPSNIMRDKKGRLVLLDFGAVKQISQGSGGRSTEIYSQGFAPPEQMAGGQVYPSTDLYALAVTCLILLTQKESQDLYDSYNNRWNWRSEIELSEPLASALDKMLALSPYQRFASANEVLALLRSQSIQSMSPSTTLQSPAASGTVASAVTPAQQVLKTPVFSTPELLGISVFTGFESVVLALGLTNLLGVNGISMGIWGALMGGLVYAQFRRWIERMDLAILAVISWGILLFVPPVRGTHALDVILIIPVCVGAGLGLIMSVFRLISQKLIR; this comes from the coding sequence ATGGATATTCATTGCACGCGCCCAAAATGTCAGCGTCCTATCAACCCGGTTCCTGAACTCGATAGTCCGGAACACTTGAAAACGACTTCCCAGAAATTTTGTACTTGCTGTGGAATGCCTTTAATTTTGGCTGGCCGGTATTTACCCCAACGGTTATTGGGTCAAGGGGGGTTTGGTGCAGCTTATTTGGCGGTGGATCGCTATACGCCGACTCTGCGCTCTTGCGTGGTTAAACAGTTTCAACCAGCCGGTCAGTTGTCCGAGCAACAATTGGCGATCGCCCAACAACATTTTGAGCAAGAGGCTTTAGTGCTGGAGGAATTGGGCAATGAACATCCTCAAATTCCTCGGCTTTATGCATTTTTCCCGCTCTTGGTTCCGTCATCAGCTCAAGGGGAAGAGAACCAATTTTTTTATCTCGTTCAAGAATGGATTGATGGTCAAAATTTAGAGGAAGAATTGGAGTATACTGGGCCGTTTTCAGAAGAGGATATTCTGACTCTATTGCGCCAAATTTTGCCCGTATTACAATTTATTCACGACCGCCATACTATTCACCGAGATATTAAACCGTCTAATATTATGCGGGATAAAAAGGGGCGATTGGTATTGCTCGATTTTGGTGCAGTGAAGCAAATTAGTCAAGGGTCAGGAGGTCGATCGACAGAAATCTATTCCCAAGGGTTTGCGCCTCCGGAACAAATGGCGGGAGGTCAGGTTTATCCGTCTACAGATTTGTATGCTCTGGCGGTGACTTGCTTAATTTTATTAACCCAAAAGGAGTCTCAGGATTTATATGATTCTTATAATAATCGTTGGAACTGGCGATCGGAAATTGAGTTATCAGAACCTTTAGCCTCGGCTTTAGATAAAATGCTGGCCCTATCTCCCTATCAACGGTTTGCTAGTGCCAATGAGGTCTTAGCCCTCTTGCGTTCCCAGTCTATTCAATCAATGAGTCCCTCGACTACCCTTCAGTCTCCGGCTGCTTCTGGTACAGTGGCTTCTGCTGTGACTCCCGCTCAACAGGTGCTGAAGACTCCGGTTTTTTCTACCCCAGAATTGTTGGGTATTTCGGTATTTACAGGGTTTGAATCGGTGGTTTTAGCATTAGGTTTAACTAATCTACTAGGAGTTAATGGGATCAGTATGGGGATTTGGGGGGCGCTGATGGGGGGGTTAGTTTATGCTCAATTTCGCCGGTGGATTGAACGGATGGACTTAGCAATTCTGGCGGTGATTTCTTGGGGGATTTTATTGTTTGTTCCTCCAGTGCGAGGAACTCATGCCTTAGATGTGATTTTAATTATTCCGGTTTGTGTGGGGGCTGGTTTAGGGTTGATTATGTCTGTTTTTCGGTTAATTTCTCAGAAGTTAATACGATAG